Proteins from a genomic interval of Beijerinckia indica subsp. indica ATCC 9039:
- a CDS encoding carbamoyltransferase family protein, with protein MIVLGISAFYHDSAAALVRDGAIIAAAQEERFTRKKHDPVFPVHALRYCLDAAGINGSQVDRVVFYEKPFLKFERLLETYLAFAPRGFTSFRKAMPLWIGEKLFQRDMIQRELKAIAPELAAKGKLRFSEHHFSHAASAFYPSPFEDALILTMDGVGEWTTSSAAIGHGTNLEIFKEIHFPHSLGLLYSALTYYTGFKVNSGEYKVMGLAPYGEPTFAKLILDHLIDVKPDGSFRLNLDYFDYCTGLTMTNKRFDALFGGPPRKSEEPLTQHHMDLAASIQAVTEDVVSRLARSLRKETGQNNLCLAGGVALNCVANGKILRENIFDNIFIQPAAGDAGGALGAALAIAHREGGEPRPHQTGKGAGAKRDAMQGAYLGPSYEQDEIERRLKAVGAVFTVAPDEAHLIEETARALAEEQAIGWHQGRMEFGPRSLGNRSILGDPRSPTMQKTLNLKIKYRESFRPFAPSVLRERVADWFELDADSPYMLLVANVREEHRKPMTEAQKALFGIDKLNVPRSDIPAVTHVDDSARIQTVHKDTNPLYHALLSRFSDLTGCPVLVNTSFNVRGEPIVSTPEDAFRCFMGCEIDMLVVGRCILRKVDQDPSLARDYKNAFALD; from the coding sequence ATGATCGTTCTTGGTATTTCAGCCTTCTATCATGACAGTGCAGCCGCCCTCGTGCGCGATGGCGCAATCATTGCGGCGGCTCAAGAGGAGCGTTTTACCCGCAAGAAACATGATCCGGTTTTTCCCGTCCATGCACTGCGCTATTGTCTCGACGCGGCTGGAATCAACGGGTCCCAGGTCGATCGCGTGGTTTTCTATGAAAAGCCATTTTTGAAATTCGAGCGCTTGCTCGAAACTTATCTCGCATTCGCGCCGCGTGGTTTCACCTCGTTCCGCAAGGCCATGCCGTTGTGGATCGGCGAGAAATTGTTTCAGCGCGACATGATTCAGCGAGAATTAAAAGCTATTGCGCCAGAGCTCGCGGCCAAGGGCAAGCTGCGTTTTTCAGAACACCATTTCTCTCACGCAGCCTCCGCCTTTTATCCTTCTCCTTTCGAGGATGCGCTGATCTTGACCATGGATGGCGTCGGCGAATGGACGACCAGTTCGGCGGCGATCGGGCACGGAACAAACCTTGAGATCTTCAAGGAGATCCATTTTCCCCATTCACTCGGGCTGCTCTATTCGGCCTTGACGTATTACACGGGCTTCAAGGTCAATTCGGGGGAATATAAAGTCATGGGACTTGCTCCCTATGGCGAACCGACCTTCGCGAAATTGATCCTCGATCACCTGATCGATGTGAAGCCCGATGGCTCCTTCCGGCTCAATCTCGATTATTTCGATTATTGCACCGGCCTGACCATGACGAATAAGCGTTTCGATGCCTTGTTCGGCGGACCACCCCGCAAGTCTGAGGAACCGCTGACCCAGCATCACATGGATCTTGCCGCTTCGATCCAGGCCGTCACAGAGGACGTCGTGTCCCGGCTCGCCCGATCGCTTCGCAAAGAGACCGGCCAGAACAACCTTTGCCTTGCCGGTGGCGTGGCGCTGAACTGCGTCGCCAATGGCAAGATTTTGCGCGAAAATATCTTCGACAATATTTTCATCCAGCCAGCGGCGGGTGACGCCGGCGGCGCGCTTGGCGCCGCGCTGGCCATTGCCCATAGAGAGGGCGGCGAGCCGCGTCCGCACCAAACAGGCAAGGGGGCAGGGGCAAAGCGAGACGCAATGCAAGGTGCCTATCTCGGCCCGAGCTACGAGCAGGACGAGATTGAGCGCCGCCTCAAGGCGGTCGGAGCGGTTTTCACCGTCGCCCCGGACGAAGCTCATCTCATCGAGGAAACGGCCCGCGCCCTAGCAGAAGAACAGGCTATTGGCTGGCATCAGGGCCGGATGGAATTCGGGCCGCGATCCCTTGGCAATCGCTCCATCCTCGGTGATCCGCGTTCGCCGACCATGCAGAAGACACTCAATCTCAAGATCAAATATCGCGAAAGTTTTCGGCCTTTCGCGCCTTCAGTATTGCGCGAGAGAGTCGCGGACTGGTTCGAACTCGATGCCGATTCACCCTATATGCTGCTCGTCGCCAATGTGCGGGAAGAGCACCGCAAGCCGATGACGGAAGCGCAAAAGGCCTTGTTCGGTATCGACAAACTGAATGTCCCGCGCTCCGACATACCAGCGGTGACCCATGTCGATGATTCAGCGCGCATACAAACCGTACACAAGGACACCAATCCGCTCTATCATGCCCTGCTCAGCCGGTTCTCGGATCTGACCGGCTGTCCCGTTCTGGTGAATACGAGCTTCAATGTGCGTGGCGAGCCGATCGTCAGCACACCAGAAGACGCTTTTCGCTGTTTCATGGGTTGCGAGATCGACATGCTGGTCGTCGGCCGTTGTATTCTGCGCAAGGTGGATCAGGATCCGTCTCTCGCGCGCGACTACAAAAATGCCTTCGCGCTCGATTGA
- a CDS encoding DUF5989 family protein, with product MSMVSELFEFLTARKKLWLVPLLALFLVFGGLFVLSQGSVIAPFIYTLF from the coding sequence ATGTCGATGGTCTCTGAATTGTTCGAGTTTCTCACTGCGCGCAAGAAGCTTTGGCTCGTGCCGCTTCTCGCCTTGTTCTTGGTTTTTGGTGGTCTTTTCGTTCTGAGCCAGGGATCGGTCATCGCGCCCTTCATCTATACCCTGTTCTGA
- a CDS encoding SxtJ family membrane protein — protein MQHEPGASFRKVALGSDRKFGLVFGLVFAVLGLWPLARHGESVHLWALILAAIFVSLALVAPQILAPLNRAWFKLGLLLNIIVSPLLMGLMFFGAVFPFALFLRHKDLLNRRLQPQAETYWIPRSPPGPAPDSLTKQF, from the coding sequence ATGCAGCATGAACCCGGCGCGAGCTTCCGCAAGGTTGCTCTTGGCTCCGACCGCAAATTCGGTCTCGTCTTCGGTCTCGTCTTCGCAGTCCTCGGCCTATGGCCATTGGCGCGGCATGGCGAGTCGGTCCATCTCTGGGCACTGATTCTTGCCGCGATCTTCGTGAGTCTCGCGCTTGTCGCCCCTCAGATCCTCGCGCCCTTGAACCGTGCCTGGTTCAAGCTCGGTCTTCTTCTGAACATAATCGTCAGCCCGCTCTTGATGGGCCTGATGTTCTTCGGGGCCGTTTTTCCCTTCGCACTCTTCCTGCGCCATAAAGATCTGCTGAACCGGCGTCTTCAACCGCAAGCCGAAACCTATTGGATTCCTCGTTCACCACCGGGGCCTGCTCCGGATTCCCTGACCAAGCAGTTTTAA
- a CDS encoding indole-3-glycerol phosphate synthase TrpC, protein MTEADGTSIGPRLKPLLAQRQDDVEKAKAKRSIGSLTGAIGEAQMTRGFLAALYEYYAKHGKPGVIADIRGSSPVSKSTRSRLDVMEMAEDYRDAGAACVSASPDRRFFRGSIADLATAKASNLPILANDIVVDLYQVYEARYAGADASLLIASILGKQLQEFVARAQSIAIDPLVEVRNEAELEIALDAGASLIAVNNRDLETLEVDPTVCERLLPKIPHDRVFAIASGGIRTPEDIEKMASLGAKAVRVASVLLEAKDPYLALHQLLGTTPPDDDAAG, encoded by the coding sequence ATGACCGAAGCTGATGGAACCTCGATCGGACCGCGCCTCAAACCGCTGCTCGCGCAGCGACAGGACGATGTCGAGAAAGCCAAGGCCAAACGCTCGATTGGCAGCTTGACCGGCGCCATCGGCGAGGCACAGATGACGCGCGGCTTTCTCGCGGCCCTCTACGAGTATTATGCGAAGCACGGCAAACCTGGCGTCATCGCCGATATACGCGGCAGTTCGCCCGTCTCGAAATCCACGCGCTCGCGCCTCGATGTCATGGAAATGGCCGAGGATTATCGTGACGCCGGCGCGGCTTGTGTCTCCGCCTCGCCGGATCGGCGCTTTTTCCGTGGCAGCATCGCCGACCTTGCAACGGCCAAAGCCTCCAACCTGCCGATCCTGGCCAATGATATCGTGGTCGATCTCTATCAGGTCTATGAGGCGCGCTATGCCGGTGCCGATGCGAGCCTGCTCATTGCCAGCATTCTCGGCAAACAGCTCCAGGAATTCGTCGCCCGCGCCCAATCGATCGCCATCGATCCGCTGGTCGAAGTCCGCAATGAGGCCGAGCTTGAAATAGCGCTCGATGCGGGCGCCAGCCTGATCGCCGTGAACAATCGTGATCTCGAAACACTCGAGGTCGATCCGACGGTCTGTGAAAGGCTGTTGCCGAAAATCCCGCATGACCGGGTTTTCGCCATTGCGTCCGGCGGCATCAGAACGCCGGAGGATATCGAAAAAATGGCGTCGCTCGGCGCCAAGGCGGTGCGTGTCGCGAGCGTGCTCCTGGAGGCCAAGGACCCCTATCTTGCCCTTCACCAGTTGCTGGGCACCACGCCGCCGGACGATGACGCGGCGGGTTAA
- a CDS encoding superoxide dismutase family protein, whose translation MRGLLIAASLILAGPMALAAPAEYSSVIKGADGAELGTVDLKEGPLGVLVHFDLHGLKPGWHGVHFHAKGDCSDPKFLNSGAHVEAEGEKLAHGFLNPQGTHAADLPNVFAAADGTVHADTFSTFVSLHGEKQRPALLGGAGTALVVHENPDDYTNPPIGGAGARIACAVLK comes from the coding sequence ATGCGAGGATTGCTCATCGCCGCCAGCCTGATACTGGCGGGCCCCATGGCCCTGGCTGCGCCGGCCGAATATAGTTCTGTGATCAAGGGAGCAGATGGTGCCGAACTCGGCACGGTCGATCTGAAGGAAGGGCCCCTCGGCGTGCTCGTCCATTTTGACCTGCATGGATTGAAGCCCGGCTGGCATGGCGTGCATTTCCACGCCAAGGGCGATTGCAGCGATCCGAAATTCTTGAACTCCGGTGCTCATGTCGAGGCTGAGGGCGAGAAACTCGCCCATGGATTCCTCAATCCACAGGGCACGCATGCGGCCGATCTGCCGAATGTTTTCGCCGCGGCCGATGGCACTGTACATGCCGATACTTTTTCGACTTTCGTCTCGCTGCATGGCGAGAAACAGCGCCCTGCCCTGCTCGGAGGCGCCGGCACCGCGCTGGTCGTGCATGAAAACCCGGATGATTACACCAATCCACCGATCGGTGGGGCTGGAGCCCGAATCGCCTGCGCGGTGTTGAAATAG
- a CDS encoding DUF3253 domain-containing protein codes for MSNPPKLADVILDLCREAGPEKTLDPEQAARAFVAVDGRGSATAWQTYLPPVRDNVVRLALEGKLVIYRKGVPVEDPATFKGVYRFGLPASG; via the coding sequence ATGAGTAATCCCCCCAAATTGGCGGATGTGATTTTGGATCTCTGCCGTGAGGCCGGTCCCGAAAAGACGCTCGACCCCGAGCAAGCCGCGCGCGCCTTCGTCGCCGTGGACGGGCGCGGCTCGGCCACCGCTTGGCAGACTTACCTCCCTCCCGTGCGCGACAATGTCGTGCGGCTTGCCCTGGAGGGCAAGCTCGTGATTTACCGCAAGGGCGTGCCGGTGGAAGATCCAGCCACCTTCAAAGGCGTCTACCGTTTCGGCCTGCCAGCTTCCGGCTGA
- the recJ gene encoding single-stranded-DNA-specific exonuclease RecJ, whose translation MSKPLTPPSSRPFLNVERSVQGRVWRDRLDASGQAQALALAQIHGHGDLLSRVLAGRGITPEDCEAYLDPSLRRLMPDPTILLDMDKAAVRMARAIMAGEKIAIFGDYDVDGASSSALLADYFTACGTPFQIHIPDRIFEGYGPNVDAIQALAAGGAKLLVTVDCGTTSHNPLGEAAKLGLDPIVLDHHQAPADLPEAIIVNPNRQDDLSGLGQLCAAGVVFMLLVALNRRLREQGFFTAERREPDLLAFLDLVALATVADVAPLTGLNRAFVTKGLAVMQMRQRAGLRALFDCAGAREAPKAGHLGFLIGPRINAGGRIGDAALGARLLIERDQIKAEEIARRLDTLNRERQVIEAETLEQALLQAEAEQGLQDDAKAGAAIVTASEDWHPGIVGLVATRLKDKYRCPAFAVAFNESGIGTGSGRSIAGVDLGHAVREAVEAGLLIKGGGHAMAAGITLVRDHLAAFRAFLEEKLTEAVTAGRSGDALFVDAALTASGANPALMASLEKAGPFGAGNPEPVFVLPAHRLMDASVVGNGHVRFRAEAGDGARIEGIAFRSAAEPLGDALLAGRGTKMHFAGTLMLDRFGGRERVQMRLTDLAPLATQKTL comes from the coding sequence GTGTCGAAACCGCTTACGCCCCCATCCTCCCGTCCGTTTCTCAATGTCGAACGCTCCGTCCAGGGACGGGTTTGGCGTGATCGGCTGGATGCTTCCGGCCAGGCGCAAGCCCTCGCGCTCGCGCAGATTCATGGCCATGGAGACCTTCTGTCCCGTGTGCTCGCCGGGCGCGGCATTACTCCCGAGGACTGCGAGGCCTATCTCGATCCAAGCCTGCGCCGGCTGATGCCAGACCCGACAATCCTGCTCGACATGGACAAGGCCGCGGTGCGTATGGCTCGCGCCATCATGGCCGGTGAAAAAATCGCGATTTTTGGGGATTACGACGTCGATGGCGCGTCGTCCTCGGCCTTGCTCGCCGATTATTTCACCGCCTGCGGCACACCGTTCCAGATCCATATTCCCGACCGTATTTTCGAAGGCTATGGGCCGAATGTCGACGCGATCCAGGCGCTGGCCGCCGGAGGCGCAAAACTGCTCGTGACCGTGGATTGCGGCACGACAAGCCACAATCCGCTGGGGGAAGCCGCCAAGCTTGGTCTCGACCCGATCGTGCTCGATCATCATCAGGCACCTGCCGATTTGCCGGAAGCGATCATCGTCAATCCCAATCGACAGGATGATCTTTCCGGTCTCGGCCAACTCTGCGCGGCGGGTGTCGTCTTCATGCTGCTCGTCGCTCTCAACCGGCGCTTGCGCGAACAGGGTTTTTTCACCGCGGAGCGGCGTGAACCCGATCTCCTCGCCTTTCTTGATCTCGTCGCGCTGGCGACCGTCGCCGATGTCGCCCCCCTGACAGGCCTCAATCGCGCCTTTGTCACCAAGGGTCTGGCGGTCATGCAGATGCGGCAGCGCGCCGGGCTGCGGGCTCTCTTCGATTGTGCTGGCGCGCGGGAAGCCCCCAAAGCCGGTCATCTCGGTTTTCTGATTGGACCGAGAATCAATGCCGGGGGGCGAATCGGCGATGCGGCGCTCGGCGCGCGCCTGCTGATCGAAAGAGATCAGATCAAAGCCGAAGAAATCGCCAGACGACTCGATACGCTCAACCGCGAGCGTCAGGTGATCGAGGCCGAAACACTCGAACAGGCCTTGCTGCAAGCGGAAGCGGAGCAGGGGCTTCAGGACGATGCCAAGGCGGGTGCTGCCATCGTGACAGCCTCGGAGGATTGGCATCCGGGAATCGTCGGCCTCGTCGCCACGCGACTCAAGGATAAATATCGTTGTCCGGCTTTTGCCGTTGCGTTCAATGAATCGGGAATCGGCACCGGCTCTGGTCGCTCCATCGCGGGTGTCGATCTCGGCCATGCCGTGCGTGAAGCGGTCGAGGCGGGCCTTCTCATCAAGGGCGGCGGCCACGCCATGGCGGCGGGCATCACCCTTGTGCGCGATCATCTTGCGGCCTTTCGCGCCTTTCTCGAGGAGAAACTCACTGAGGCTGTGACGGCTGGCCGTTCCGGTGACGCCTTGTTCGTCGATGCCGCCTTGACGGCCTCAGGCGCCAATCCTGCCCTGATGGCGTCATTGGAAAAAGCCGGCCCGTTCGGCGCCGGCAACCCGGAACCCGTCTTCGTGCTGCCAGCACATCGCCTGATGGATGCGTCGGTGGTGGGCAATGGCCATGTGCGTTTTCGGGCCGAGGCGGGCGATGGCGCGCGCATCGAGGGAATCGCTTTTCGCTCTGCCGCCGAGCCCCTGGGCGATGCCTTGCTCGCCGGACGCGGCACGAAGATGCATTTTGCCGGGACTTTGATGCTCGACCGCTTCGGTGGCCGCGAGCGCGTCCAGATGCGGCTCACCGATCTTGCGCCGCTCGCCACACAAAAAACTTTGTGA
- a CDS encoding L,D-transpeptidase — protein sequence MRGMTRAKFFERRIVLVCVAVLALASPAAALENPLNRGPLADFLNIFHQQAIPRQLVIWNHPEYGKGTIVVSTKERRLYYVLGEDRAYEYGVGVGREGFSWAGTKTVTRKREWPDWHPPAQMLKRRPDLPKYMPGGMDNPLGARALYLGSSNYRIHGSNEPDTIGAAVSSGCIRMTNRDIVDLYDRAKVGTKVVVLR from the coding sequence ATGCGGGGCATGACCCGAGCGAAATTTTTCGAGCGCCGGATTGTTTTGGTGTGCGTAGCAGTCCTGGCACTGGCCTCGCCCGCCGCAGCTCTCGAGAACCCCTTGAATCGCGGGCCGCTCGCCGATTTCCTAAATATTTTTCATCAGCAGGCCATTCCCCGCCAGCTCGTGATCTGGAACCATCCAGAATATGGCAAGGGCACGATCGTCGTCTCAACCAAGGAGCGGCGGCTCTATTATGTGCTGGGCGAGGACCGCGCCTATGAATATGGCGTCGGCGTCGGCCGGGAGGGCTTTTCCTGGGCGGGAACCAAAACCGTCACCCGCAAGCGCGAATGGCCGGACTGGCATCCGCCAGCGCAAATGCTGAAGCGTCGTCCCGATCTGCCGAAATACATGCCAGGCGGCATGGACAATCCACTCGGCGCGCGGGCTCTTTATTTGGGATCGAGCAATTACCGCATCCATGGCTCAAACGAGCCGGATACGATTGGCGCAGCGGTGTCATCGGGCTGTATCCGCATGACCAATCGTGACATCGTGGATCTTTATGATCGCGCTAAGGTCGGCACCAAGGTCGTGGTGTTGCGATAG
- a CDS encoding uridylate kinase, producing the protein MLDQLVAKVTSFELARPLRIAIDGRTASGKTTFADELAQRIRIQNREIIRTSIDEFHLPKADRYARGRLSAEGYYHDGYDLPAVVAFLLRPLGPGGDRLYRTASFDLVKDQPVEQEPKLAPEDAILIVDGTFLQRPELVAEWDLVIFLESSEEVSESRGINRDRELLGGEDSARRLYAERYLPAFEQYERLCSPKVTADAIVNNDDFEFPILSIPRDSRLAVNFQ; encoded by the coding sequence ATGCTGGATCAGCTTGTTGCAAAGGTTACCAGCTTTGAGTTGGCCCGTCCGCTTAGGATCGCGATAGATGGTCGAACCGCCTCAGGTAAGACGACGTTCGCTGATGAGCTTGCGCAACGTATTCGGATCCAGAACAGAGAGATCATCCGCACGTCGATCGACGAATTTCATCTGCCTAAAGCGGATCGCTATGCGCGCGGACGACTTTCCGCTGAAGGCTATTATCATGATGGCTATGATCTGCCTGCTGTCGTAGCTTTTCTTCTTCGTCCGCTGGGGCCTGGCGGCGATCGTCTTTACCGAACGGCATCCTTCGACCTTGTGAAAGATCAGCCCGTCGAGCAGGAACCCAAGTTGGCGCCAGAGGATGCTATCCTGATCGTTGATGGCACCTTTCTTCAAAGACCGGAGCTGGTTGCTGAATGGGATCTGGTGATTTTCCTTGAATCATCGGAGGAGGTTTCTGAAAGCAGAGGGATCAACCGGGACCGAGAGCTTTTGGGCGGTGAGGATTCCGCTCGCCGTCTTTATGCTGAGCGTTATCTGCCAGCCTTCGAACAATATGAACGTCTTTGCAGTCCCAAAGTGACCGCGGACGCAATTGTCAACAATGACGATTTCGAATTTCCAATATTGTCAATTCCGCGTGATAGCCGACTGGCGGTCAATTTTCAGTAG
- the ppx gene encoding exopolyphosphatase — translation MMVPPRPAILSTTIDRPVAIVDIGSNSVRLVVYERLTRSPRTIFNEKSLCALGHGVVTTGRLSKSGVEKALMALRRFRVLCGIMEVGEIHVLATAAARDASNGAEFLAAATEAIGTPISLLSGSREAELSAQGVLSGVAKPDGVVGDLGGGSLELIDVKGDSIGKGTTLPLGGLALMDASNQNLREAVKIARAHLAKSKLPERMLGRTFYAVGGTWRALAKLHMSQHNYPMNIMHGYTMAARDASDLTSLVEKVNTDTLVSIESVNAARRPLLAYGAVVLDEIIRKGNPKKVMISTTGVREGLLYEKLDAATRRLDPLLVAAEEFNVLFARSPAHAEELCGWTDVFMASTPLEESDTEKRLRHAACLLSDVNWRAHPDYRGEESLNLVVNGSFIGIDHPGRAFLILSASYRYLGLDEDVNPQLRGLVSSRLLDKARTLAATLRVATVISGSMGGILPRTSLTCVKSKVILSLPGDLVDLVSERLQNRLKQLSRLIGREPQVEIKG, via the coding sequence ATGATGGTGCCACCACGCCCCGCCATCTTGTCCACGACGATCGATCGGCCCGTGGCGATCGTCGACATCGGCTCCAATTCGGTCCGCCTCGTCGTCTATGAGCGTTTGACGCGCTCACCACGGACGATCTTCAACGAAAAGTCCCTCTGCGCGCTCGGCCACGGTGTCGTCACCACCGGGCGTTTGTCGAAAAGCGGCGTCGAAAAAGCGCTGATGGCCTTGCGCCGCTTTCGTGTCCTTTGCGGCATTATGGAAGTCGGCGAGATCCATGTGCTGGCCACCGCCGCGGCGCGCGACGCGAGCAATGGCGCCGAATTTCTGGCCGCCGCCACGGAAGCGATCGGCACGCCGATCTCACTGCTGTCAGGCAGCCGCGAGGCCGAGCTCTCGGCGCAGGGTGTCCTTTCCGGCGTGGCGAAACCCGATGGCGTCGTCGGCGATCTCGGCGGAGGCTCGCTCGAATTGATCGACGTCAAAGGCGATTCCATCGGCAAGGGGACCACTCTCCCGCTTGGTGGCCTCGCTTTGATGGATGCCTCCAACCAGAACCTGCGCGAGGCCGTGAAAATCGCCCGAGCGCATCTCGCCAAATCCAAGCTGCCGGAGCGTATGCTGGGGCGTACTTTCTATGCCGTGGGCGGCACGTGGCGCGCGCTCGCCAAGCTGCATATGAGCCAGCATAATTATCCGATGAACATCATGCACGGTTATACAATGGCCGCGCGGGATGCTTCCGACCTGACGAGCCTCGTCGAAAAGGTCAATACCGATACTCTGGTCTCGATCGAATCGGTGAATGCCGCGCGTCGCCCCTTGCTCGCTTACGGCGCCGTGGTGCTCGACGAAATCATTCGCAAGGGCAACCCCAAAAAGGTCATGATCTCGACGACCGGTGTGCGCGAGGGCCTGCTTTATGAAAAGCTCGACGCTGCAACGCGCCGACTTGACCCCTTGCTGGTCGCAGCCGAGGAATTCAATGTCCTGTTCGCCCGCTCGCCCGCTCACGCGGAGGAATTATGCGGCTGGACCGATGTTTTCATGGCTTCGACGCCGCTCGAGGAAAGCGACACGGAAAAACGCCTGCGCCACGCCGCCTGCCTGTTGAGCGATGTGAACTGGCGCGCCCATCCCGATTACCGCGGCGAGGAAAGCTTGAACCTTGTCGTTAACGGCTCCTTCATCGGCATTGATCATCCAGGCCGCGCCTTCCTGATCCTGTCGGCTTCCTATCGCTATCTCGGCCTCGACGAAGATGTGAATCCGCAATTACGCGGTCTCGTGTCCTCGCGTTTGCTCGACAAGGCGAGGACGCTCGCCGCCACTTTGCGCGTGGCGACGGTCATATCCGGGTCGATGGGCGGAATCCTGCCACGCACCTCGCTGACCTGCGTGAAGAGCAAAGTGATCCTGAGCCTACCCGGCGATTTGGTCGATCTCGTCAGCGAGCGTCTGCAGAACCGGCTGAAACAATTGTCACGGTTGATCGGGCGCGAACCCCAGGTCGAGATCAAGGGGTGA